A single genomic interval of Granulicella tundricola MP5ACTX9 harbors:
- a CDS encoding efflux RND transporter permease subunit: protein MGGDGDEGGVHFSAPFIRRPVATFLLSVAIILAGAVAYKLLPVSSLPQVEFPTISVGAALPGADPETMASAVATPLERQFSRIAGVNQMTSSSGEGSTSITLQFDLNRDVNGAARDVQAAINAARSQLPANLPSNPSYRKINPADAPIVMLALTSDTMTVPQMYDQADSILAQKISQVDGVGQVFVGGSAKPAVRVEANPTLLAGYGLGLESLRTALGQVNVNQPTGYTNGAAQRISITTSDQLFGSEAYKPLIIATDKGPVSSATASSGLPSSVASAVTSNATSANSTTAAAVSTNAAVSATPVAQAAVTGSGISSHGVVRISDVAEVVDGVENIQTGGLFNGKPAILLIVFKSPGANVISTVDNVLAMLPRLKASVPPAIKIEVALDRTTTIRASVKDVTRTLIISIVLVILVVFVFLREVRSTLIPSVSVPLSLMGTFGIMYVMGYTLDNLSLMALTISTGFVVDDAIVVIENIMRHLEMGLSPYEAAMVGSKEIGFTVLSMSTSLIAVFIPILLMGGIVGRLFREFAVTLSAAILVSLVVSLTTTPMLSAKFLKAHSEGRHGRLYVWGEKALDWMTGEYDRALKAVLKRQPLMLGITVLTFLLTVFLYIIVPKGFFPQQDTGRLGGQIRGQQDVSFDAMKIKATQMVDIVKKQDGVQNTMMFLGGGGPGGGGGNQASMFMFLSPDEERQKSGQSAEKIINDLRKKTSGIPGVQLYLQSSQELNIGGRGSATQYQYSLTSEDLDLLNEWSPKLMAAMERIPQLKDVATDQQQQGLRTQLVIDRDTASRLGVSALTVDSTLSDAFGQAQVSTIYETLNQYHVVMEVAQRFQRDPDALKNIYVKSTTGAMVPLSAITHYETLRIPLSVNHQSQVPATTLSFNLTLGASLSDATAAIEDARVAIGMPSEIHGGFQGTAQAFQASLSSEPMLILLALVAVYIVLGILYESFIHPLTILSTLPSAGVGALLFLLLFKVDLSVIAMIGIILLIGIVKKNAIMMIDFALVAERERGKTPEEAIYEACLLRFRPIMMTTMAALLGGLPLALGTGTGSELRRPLGITIVGGLMVSQALTLFTTPVVYLFFDRLRARIQRALGRTEKMQRVGVLPSEQHQTVAGD, encoded by the coding sequence TTGGGCGGAGACGGGGATGAGGGTGGGGTTCACTTCTCTGCTCCGTTTATCCGGCGGCCTGTGGCTACGTTTCTGCTTTCTGTGGCGATCATCCTGGCTGGCGCGGTAGCGTACAAGCTGCTGCCGGTTTCAAGCCTGCCGCAGGTAGAGTTTCCGACCATCAGCGTGGGTGCTGCGCTGCCGGGGGCCGATCCTGAGACGATGGCTTCGGCCGTGGCTACGCCGCTGGAGCGGCAGTTCAGCCGGATTGCCGGCGTGAACCAGATGACCTCGTCTTCGGGCGAGGGATCGACCTCGATCACGCTGCAGTTCGACCTGAACCGCGATGTAAATGGTGCCGCGCGTGATGTGCAGGCGGCTATCAATGCGGCTCGGAGTCAGTTGCCGGCGAACCTGCCTTCGAATCCGAGCTACCGCAAGATCAACCCGGCGGATGCGCCGATCGTCATGCTGGCGTTGACGTCCGACACGATGACCGTGCCGCAGATGTACGACCAGGCCGACTCCATCCTGGCGCAGAAGATCTCGCAGGTGGATGGGGTGGGACAGGTGTTCGTTGGCGGCAGCGCGAAGCCTGCGGTGCGCGTCGAGGCCAACCCAACGCTGCTGGCCGGGTATGGCCTGGGGCTGGAATCGCTGCGGACGGCGCTGGGGCAGGTCAACGTCAATCAGCCGACCGGCTATACGAACGGCGCTGCCCAACGCATCAGCATTACGACCTCCGACCAACTGTTTGGGTCCGAGGCTTATAAGCCGCTGATCATTGCGACGGATAAGGGGCCGGTGAGTTCGGCGACGGCTTCGTCCGGGCTGCCGTCCAGTGTCGCTTCTGCCGTGACCTCGAATGCGACCTCTGCGAACAGCACCACTGCGGCTGCAGTCAGTACGAATGCGGCTGTCAGTGCGACACCGGTGGCGCAGGCGGCGGTGACCGGGTCCGGTATTTCTTCGCACGGTGTGGTGCGGATCAGCGACGTGGCTGAGGTTGTCGACGGGGTCGAGAACATCCAGACGGGTGGGCTGTTCAACGGCAAGCCTGCGATCCTGCTGATCGTCTTCAAGAGCCCTGGGGCCAACGTGATCTCCACCGTGGACAACGTGCTGGCGATGTTGCCGCGGCTGAAGGCCTCCGTGCCGCCAGCGATCAAGATCGAGGTGGCGCTGGATCGTACGACGACGATCCGGGCTTCCGTGAAGGATGTGACGCGGACTCTGATCATTTCGATCGTGCTGGTGATCCTGGTGGTGTTCGTGTTCCTGCGCGAAGTGCGCTCTACGCTGATTCCCAGCGTGTCCGTGCCCCTGAGCCTGATGGGGACGTTCGGGATCATGTACGTAATGGGCTACACCCTGGACAACCTGTCGCTGATGGCGCTGACCATCTCGACGGGCTTCGTGGTGGACGACGCGATCGTGGTGATCGAGAACATCATGCGGCACCTGGAGATGGGGCTGTCTCCGTATGAGGCTGCGATGGTGGGGTCGAAGGAAATCGGCTTCACCGTACTCTCCATGAGCACGTCACTGATTGCGGTGTTCATCCCGATCCTGCTGATGGGCGGGATTGTGGGGCGGCTGTTCCGCGAGTTTGCGGTTACGCTTTCGGCGGCGATTCTGGTCTCGCTGGTGGTGAGCCTGACGACGACCCCGATGTTGAGTGCGAAGTTTCTGAAGGCTCACTCCGAGGGCCGGCATGGACGCCTGTATGTTTGGGGCGAGAAAGCGCTGGACTGGATGACCGGGGAGTACGACCGGGCCCTGAAGGCAGTGTTGAAGCGTCAGCCGCTGATGTTGGGCATAACGGTTCTAACCTTCCTTCTGACGGTGTTTCTCTACATCATCGTGCCGAAGGGCTTCTTTCCTCAGCAGGATACTGGACGGCTGGGCGGACAGATTCGCGGGCAGCAGGATGTCAGCTTCGACGCGATGAAGATCAAGGCGACGCAGATGGTGGACATCGTTAAGAAACAGGACGGCGTTCAGAACACGATGATGTTCCTGGGCGGCGGCGGGCCGGGCGGCGGCGGTGGCAACCAGGCCAGCATGTTCATGTTCCTATCTCCGGATGAAGAGCGGCAGAAGAGCGGGCAAAGTGCTGAGAAGATCATCAACGATCTGCGGAAGAAAACATCCGGCATCCCGGGAGTGCAACTCTACTTGCAGTCTTCGCAGGAGCTGAACATTGGCGGGCGCGGTTCGGCGACGCAGTATCAGTACTCGCTGACCAGCGAGGATCTGGACCTGCTGAACGAGTGGTCTCCGAAGCTGATGGCGGCGATGGAGAGGATTCCGCAACTGAAGGACGTGGCGACGGACCAGCAGCAGCAGGGTCTGCGGACGCAACTGGTGATCGACCGGGATACGGCGAGCCGTCTGGGAGTCTCGGCGTTGACGGTCGACTCGACGTTGTCCGACGCGTTTGGGCAGGCGCAGGTTTCTACGATCTACGAGACGCTGAACCAGTACCACGTTGTGATGGAGGTTGCGCAGCGGTTCCAGCGCGACCCGGATGCTTTGAAGAATATCTACGTGAAGAGCACGACGGGGGCGATGGTGCCTTTGTCGGCTATCACGCACTATGAGACGTTGCGGATTCCGCTCTCCGTGAATCACCAGTCGCAGGTACCGGCTACGACGTTGAGCTTCAACCTGACCCTAGGGGCCAGTTTGAGCGATGCGACGGCGGCGATCGAGGATGCACGGGTGGCGATCGGGATGCCGTCAGAGATTCACGGCGGATTCCAGGGCACGGCGCAGGCCTTCCAGGCGTCTTTGTCCAGTGAGCCGATGCTGATCCTGCTGGCTCTGGTGGCGGTGTATATCGTGCTGGGCATCCTGTACGAGAGCTTCATCCATCCTTTGACGATCCTTTCTACGCTGCCTTCGGCGGGCGTGGGTGCGCTGCTGTTCCTGCTGCTGTTCAAGGTAGACCTGAGCGTGATCGCGATGATCGGGATCATTCTGCTGATCGGGATCGTGAAGAAGAACGCGATCATGATGATCGACTTTGCGCTGGTAGCGGAGCGGGAGCGGGGTAAGACGCCCGAGGAGGCGATCTACGAGGCTTGCCTGCTGCGCTTCCGGCCGATCATGATGACGACGATGGCGGCTCTGCTGGGCGGTCTGCCGCTGGCTCTGGGGACCGGGACGGGCAGCGAGTTGCGGCGGCCGCTGGGGATTACGATCGTCGGCGGGTTGATGGTGTCGCAGGCGCTGACGCTGTTTACGACTCCGGTGGTGTATCTGTTCTTCGACCGGCTACGGGCTCGGATACAGCGGGCGCTGGGGCGGACGGAGAAGATGCAGCGGGTTGGAGTGCTGCCGAGTGAGCAGCACCAGACCGTTGCGGGGGATTGA
- a CDS encoding multidrug efflux RND transporter permease subunit, with amino-acid sequence MSPSRPFILRPVATSLLMVAILLAGAVAYMQLPVSALPEVDYPIIQVQTFYPGASPDVMASSVTAPLERQFGEIPGLKQMTSSSSGGGSVITLEFSLNESIDVAQQDVQEAINAGFTYLPKDLPNPPTYSKVNPADAPIMTLALTSKTLPLSKVEDLADTVLAQKISQLSGVGLVSIAGGQKPAVRVQANPTALAGYGLSLEDVRTALGTANVDQAKGSISGARQMFTIGANDQLLSSADYNKVIIAYRNGSPVRLSDIANSVDSAENLYQAAWMGTAAKPATKTTDAQDAVLDPAVIINIQRQPGANIIGVVDAVQKILPQLRTSMPSSVNLDVLTDRTNTIRASVKDVQFELVLTIGLVVMVIFLFLRSFSATVIPSVAVPLSIIGTFGIMYLLGYSLNNLSLMALTISTGFVVDDAIVMIENIARYLEEGDTALDAALKGSEQIGFTILSLTISLIAVLIPLLFMGDIVGRLFREFAVTLAVTILVSAVVSLTLTPMMAAKLLKHTPDSEQGKLYRKSEEFFKYVIAKYGTGVRFVLRHQVLTLLVTLATFVLTVYLYIIVPKGFFPVQDTGVLLGITEGPQAISFPEMADRQQKLANIILKDPDVESLSSFIGIDATNTTLNSGRIQINLRDREQRSATATDIIARLQPKVAQIEGLQCFLQPLQDLTVEDRVSRTQYQYTLEDASPTELATWTDKMVAELRKHSSVLMDVASDQQLGGLEAHLVIDRDTASRLGITPQNIDDTLDDAFGQRQVSTMFTQQNQYHVVLEVAPNFQKNPSSLDNIYVKSSNGTQVPLSTFTHFVQQTASLAINHQGQFPAVTISFNIAPGKSIGDAVTVVNQVQADLQLPPSVNAEFQGSAAAFEASLSNEPLLILAALIVVYIVLGVLYESYIHPITILSTLPSAGVGAILALLLFHVDLSVIALIGIILLIGIVKKNAIMMIDFALEAERDHGMEPEEAIYQACLLRFRPIMMTTMAALLGGVPLALGNGTGSELRRPLGITIVGGLIVSQVLTLFTTPVVYLFFDRIGRRYLHTKEADEEFRQHAHEGEHAHVAGD; translated from the coding sequence ATGAGCCCTTCACGGCCATTTATCTTAAGGCCGGTGGCCACCTCGTTGTTGATGGTGGCCATTTTGCTTGCGGGCGCGGTCGCCTACATGCAGCTGCCGGTCTCCGCGCTGCCTGAGGTCGATTACCCGATCATCCAGGTGCAGACGTTCTATCCGGGTGCGAGTCCGGATGTGATGGCGAGCTCCGTGACTGCGCCGTTGGAGCGCCAGTTTGGCGAGATCCCCGGGTTGAAGCAGATGACCTCCTCCAGTTCCGGAGGCGGAAGTGTCATCACGCTTGAGTTCTCGCTCAATGAGAGCATCGACGTCGCGCAGCAAGATGTGCAGGAAGCCATCAACGCCGGCTTCACTTACCTGCCGAAGGACCTGCCGAACCCGCCGACCTACAGCAAGGTGAATCCGGCTGACGCGCCGATCATGACGCTGGCGTTGACCAGCAAGACGCTGCCGTTGAGCAAGGTCGAGGATCTTGCAGATACAGTTTTGGCGCAGAAGATCTCGCAGCTGTCGGGCGTTGGCTTGGTGTCCATTGCGGGCGGACAGAAGCCGGCTGTGCGGGTGCAGGCGAATCCGACTGCGCTGGCTGGTTACGGGCTGAGTCTTGAGGATGTACGAACTGCGCTGGGTACGGCGAACGTCGACCAGGCGAAGGGTTCCATCAGCGGTGCGCGGCAGATGTTTACGATCGGTGCAAACGATCAACTGCTTTCCAGCGCCGACTACAACAAAGTCATCATCGCGTATCGCAATGGCTCGCCGGTGAGGCTGTCCGATATTGCGAACTCGGTGGACAGTGCGGAGAACCTGTACCAAGCGGCTTGGATGGGAACAGCAGCTAAGCCTGCGACGAAGACGACCGACGCGCAGGATGCGGTACTTGATCCAGCGGTCATCATCAACATCCAGCGGCAACCGGGTGCGAACATCATCGGCGTCGTAGATGCGGTGCAGAAGATCCTGCCGCAGCTACGGACGTCCATGCCGAGCAGTGTGAACCTGGACGTGCTGACGGATCGGACGAACACGATTCGGGCCTCCGTGAAGGACGTGCAGTTTGAACTGGTGTTGACCATCGGGCTGGTTGTGATGGTGATCTTCCTGTTCCTGCGGTCGTTCTCAGCCACCGTCATTCCATCCGTGGCGGTGCCACTTTCGATCATCGGCACGTTCGGGATCATGTACCTGCTGGGCTACAGTCTGAACAACCTTAGCCTGATGGCGCTGACGATCTCGACGGGCTTCGTGGTCGATGACGCGATCGTCATGATCGAGAACATTGCGCGTTATCTCGAAGAGGGCGACACGGCGCTCGATGCTGCGCTGAAGGGTTCAGAGCAGATTGGGTTCACGATTCTTTCGTTGACGATCTCGCTGATCGCGGTGCTGATTCCACTGCTGTTCATGGGCGATATCGTCGGCCGGCTCTTCCGTGAGTTTGCTGTGACGCTGGCTGTGACGATCCTGGTGTCTGCCGTCGTTTCACTGACACTGACGCCGATGATGGCGGCGAAGCTGCTGAAACACACACCTGATTCTGAGCAGGGCAAGCTCTACCGCAAGTCGGAAGAGTTCTTTAAGTACGTCATCGCGAAGTACGGCACGGGCGTTCGCTTCGTTTTGCGGCACCAGGTGCTGACGCTGCTGGTTACGCTGGCGACGTTTGTGCTGACGGTCTATCTCTACATCATCGTACCGAAGGGCTTCTTTCCCGTGCAGGACACGGGCGTGCTGCTGGGCATCACCGAAGGTCCGCAGGCGATCAGCTTTCCTGAGATGGCTGACCGTCAACAGAAGCTGGCGAACATCATCCTGAAGGACCCGGATGTTGAAAGCCTTTCGTCGTTCATCGGGATCGATGCGACGAATACGACGCTGAACAGCGGGCGTATCCAGATCAACCTACGCGATCGGGAACAGCGTTCCGCGACTGCGACGGACATCATCGCCAGGCTACAGCCGAAGGTGGCACAGATTGAAGGATTGCAGTGCTTCCTTCAGCCTCTGCAGGACCTGACGGTCGAGGACCGCGTGAGTCGGACGCAGTACCAGTACACGCTTGAAGATGCCAGTCCGACTGAGCTTGCGACGTGGACCGACAAGATGGTGGCGGAGTTGCGGAAGCACAGCAGCGTGCTGATGGACGTCGCCAGCGACCAGCAACTGGGTGGGCTTGAGGCTCACCTGGTGATCGACCGCGATACGGCCTCACGGCTTGGAATCACGCCGCAGAACATCGACGATACGCTGGACGATGCGTTTGGACAGCGGCAGGTCTCCACGATGTTTACGCAGCAGAACCAGTACCATGTGGTGCTGGAGGTTGCGCCTAACTTCCAGAAGAACCCTTCGTCGCTGGATAACATTTACGTGAAGAGTTCGAATGGGACGCAGGTTCCGCTTTCAACCTTCACGCACTTCGTGCAGCAGACGGCTTCGCTGGCGATCAATCACCAGGGGCAGTTCCCTGCCGTGACGATCTCGTTCAACATCGCTCCGGGCAAGTCGATTGGCGATGCGGTAACGGTGGTGAATCAGGTGCAGGCCGACCTGCAGCTTCCGCCGAGCGTCAATGCAGAGTTCCAGGGTTCGGCTGCGGCGTTCGAGGCTTCGCTCTCCAATGAGCCATTGCTAATTCTGGCTGCGCTGATCGTGGTGTACATCGTGCTGGGCGTGCTGTACGAGAGCTATATCCACCCGATCACGATCCTCTCTACGCTTCCCTCAGCCGGTGTGGGCGCGATTCTTGCGCTGCTACTGTTTCATGTCGATCTGAGTGTCATTGCGCTGATCGGCATCATTTTGCTGATCGGCATTGTGAAGAAGAACGCCATCATGATGATCGACTTTGCGCTTGAAGCAGAGCGCGACCACGGCATGGAGCCGGAGGAGGCGATCTACCAGGCCTGCCTGCTGCGCTTCCGGCCGATCATGATGACGACGATGGCTGCGCTGCTGGGTGGTGTTCCGCTTGCGTTGGGTAATGGCACGGGTAGCGAGTTGCGCAGGCCTCTGGGTATTACGATCGTGGGCGGCTTGATCGTCAGCCAGGTTCTGACGCTGTTTACGACGCCGGTGGTGTATCTGTTCTTCGACCGCATCGGCCGGCGCTATCTGCACACGAAGGAAGCGGACGAAGAGTTCCGCCAGCATGCACATGAGGGTGAACACGCTCATGTTGCGGGCGATTGA
- a CDS encoding efflux RND transporter periplasmic adaptor subunit, with the protein MSVSPLDAPKSEHEQAALPAPDAQKALPAPHDGGSQKNAGGIWRRVVLVLVLLACCAFGYWRIRGNKADAAKEEQKTAAAANRATPVTVAPVAAKTMPIYFTALGTVTAYNSVTIKSRVDGQLLSVNVREGQQVKQGQVLAMIDPRPYAAAVAQAEGQLAKDEAAARNNEAEANRYRSLYEAGVVSKETEQAQISNSGQSVGTLDADRAAIQAAKVNVAYTRITSPINGVVGLRQVDPGNIVHAADSTGLILVTQLQPISVIFTLPEDQLPEVLKLMRAGKKLVVDAYDRNQSTHLATGSLLTIDNQIDTTTGTVKGKAVFDNKDGALFPNQFVNVRLVLEERENSLVIPAAALQTGAGGNFVYVVKEGNPPHQADDKKKKTDGDGAAAPEEEAAPASGKPAGPKYYVQVQNVVVDLTEGSQIILKSGVNAGDSVVIDGQEKLKPYGKVAPKQGQSSAGSSAGKRMGSAGAARSKASSDTTTSQAPQPTAVPAGQAGSRP; encoded by the coding sequence ATGTCTGTTTCTCCCCTTGATGCACCGAAGAGCGAACACGAACAGGCCGCGTTGCCTGCCCCCGACGCCCAGAAGGCGCTCCCCGCCCCGCACGACGGTGGCTCACAAAAGAACGCTGGCGGAATCTGGCGCAGAGTTGTGCTGGTGCTGGTCCTTCTGGCCTGCTGTGCGTTCGGCTACTGGCGGATTCGCGGGAACAAGGCGGATGCTGCGAAAGAAGAGCAGAAGACTGCTGCGGCTGCGAATCGCGCCACGCCCGTAACTGTGGCCCCGGTGGCTGCGAAGACGATGCCGATCTACTTTACTGCGCTGGGCACGGTGACGGCTTACAACTCGGTGACGATCAAATCCCGGGTGGATGGCCAACTGCTGAGCGTGAATGTACGCGAAGGTCAGCAGGTAAAGCAGGGCCAGGTTCTGGCGATGATCGATCCTCGTCCTTATGCTGCGGCGGTGGCGCAGGCTGAAGGTCAACTGGCGAAGGATGAGGCCGCGGCCCGGAACAATGAGGCTGAGGCGAACCGATACCGCTCTCTCTATGAGGCGGGCGTGGTGTCCAAGGAGACGGAGCAGGCGCAGATCTCAAACTCTGGGCAGAGCGTGGGAACGCTGGATGCGGACCGCGCGGCGATCCAGGCGGCCAAAGTCAACGTGGCGTATACGCGGATTACTTCACCGATCAACGGCGTGGTGGGACTGCGGCAGGTCGATCCGGGCAATATCGTTCATGCTGCGGATTCAACCGGGTTGATCCTGGTGACACAGCTTCAGCCGATCAGCGTGATCTTTACGTTGCCGGAGGATCAGCTTCCCGAGGTGCTGAAGTTGATGCGCGCGGGCAAGAAGCTGGTGGTGGATGCCTACGATCGCAATCAGTCGACGCATCTGGCAACCGGTTCGCTGCTGACGATCGATAACCAGATCGATACAACAACCGGCACCGTCAAGGGCAAGGCCGTCTTTGACAATAAGGATGGCGCACTGTTTCCGAACCAGTTTGTGAACGTGCGGCTGGTGCTTGAGGAGCGCGAGAACTCCCTGGTGATTCCGGCGGCGGCACTTCAGACCGGCGCGGGCGGCAACTTCGTCTACGTGGTGAAGGAAGGCAATCCACCTCATCAGGCTGACGACAAGAAGAAGAAGACCGATGGTGATGGGGCTGCTGCACCGGAAGAAGAGGCTGCACCCGCAAGCGGGAAACCAGCTGGGCCAAAGTACTACGTCCAGGTGCAGAACGTGGTTGTGGATCTGACGGAGGGTTCGCAGATCATTCTGAAGAGTGGCGTCAATGCGGGTGATTCGGTTGTGATCGACGGGCAGGAGAAGCTGAAGCCGTATGGCAAGGTGGCTCCGAAGCAGGGGCAATCCAGCGCGGGCAGTTCAGCCGGTAAGAGAATGGGATCGGCCGGGGCTGCACGCTCCAAGGCCAGTTCCGATACGACCACGAGCCAGGCACCGCAACCGACTGCGGTGCCTGCGGGTCAGGCCGGGAGCCGCCCATGA
- a CDS encoding UbiA family prenyltransferase, with amino-acid sequence MPSSNPNESILTPGRLPLCVDLDGTLVKSDTLVDSVLVLARQHPRALLSIPGWLVQGKASFKQHVTNAISLDVSALPYNKPLLEFLFHQHSQGRAIYLATAADRTLADRIAAHYQIFAGVLASDGSHNLAGENKYQAFLQQFGEQFSYIGNASPDLPILTRCLEPMVANPTSGLASGLQAARIAPTQTFMDRANPAKAWLRAIRLHQWAKNVLIFLPLLLAHAWSFAHFAGSIVAFVAFGLCASATYIVNDLLDLEADRRHHRKRRRPFAAGDLSAMSGCLVVLAFLAAAAALALFLPNLVALFGLSLPQPYRFANWLLLYAITTTAYSLKLKRVVLLDVIVLSGLYTVRIIAGSGATGIEVSKWLAGFSVFFFLSLAFVKRFAELESLRLRESAPTNGRGYLISDIEQLRSFGTASAYASVVVLTLYISDLDTALYHHPGRLWLLVPVLLLWLSRLWLQASRGELDEDPVVYAITDKRSLFLGLAVAAVVLSAL; translated from the coding sequence ATGCCAAGCTCCAATCCGAACGAGTCCATCCTCACGCCCGGCAGGCTGCCGCTCTGCGTCGATCTCGATGGCACTCTCGTCAAATCGGACACCCTCGTTGACTCAGTCCTCGTCCTGGCCCGCCAGCATCCGCGAGCCCTCCTTTCCATCCCCGGATGGCTCGTCCAGGGCAAAGCCTCGTTCAAACAGCACGTCACCAACGCCATCTCGCTTGACGTCTCGGCCCTCCCTTACAACAAGCCGCTGCTGGAGTTCCTCTTCCACCAGCACTCCCAGGGCCGCGCCATCTATCTGGCTACCGCCGCGGACCGCACCCTCGCCGATCGCATCGCAGCCCACTACCAGATCTTCGCCGGGGTCCTCGCCTCGGACGGCTCCCATAACCTCGCCGGCGAAAATAAATACCAGGCCTTCCTCCAGCAGTTCGGCGAGCAGTTCTCCTACATCGGCAACGCGAGCCCGGACCTGCCCATTCTCACCCGCTGCCTGGAGCCCATGGTCGCCAACCCGACCTCCGGCCTCGCCTCCGGTCTCCAAGCCGCCCGCATTGCCCCCACCCAGACCTTCATGGACCGCGCCAACCCTGCAAAAGCCTGGCTGCGCGCCATCCGACTCCATCAGTGGGCAAAGAACGTCCTCATCTTTCTTCCGCTGCTGCTCGCCCACGCCTGGTCCTTCGCCCACTTCGCCGGTTCCATCGTCGCCTTCGTTGCCTTTGGCCTCTGCGCCTCGGCAACCTATATAGTCAATGACCTCCTCGACCTCGAAGCCGACCGCCGCCATCATCGCAAGCGCCGCCGCCCCTTTGCCGCTGGCGATCTCTCCGCCATGTCTGGCTGCCTGGTCGTTCTCGCCTTCCTCGCCGCCGCCGCCGCGCTAGCCCTTTTTCTCCCCAACTTGGTCGCACTCTTCGGACTCAGTCTCCCGCAACCGTACCGCTTCGCTAACTGGCTCCTGCTTTACGCCATCACGACCACGGCCTACTCCCTCAAGCTCAAACGTGTCGTCCTCCTCGACGTCATCGTCCTCTCCGGCCTCTACACAGTCCGCATCATCGCCGGCTCCGGCGCCACTGGCATCGAGGTCTCCAAGTGGCTCGCCGGCTTCTCGGTCTTCTTCTTCCTCTCCCTCGCCTTCGTCAAGCGCTTCGCAGAACTTGAATCCCTCCGTCTCCGCGAATCGGCTCCCACCAACGGCCGCGGCTACCTCATCTCGGATATCGAGCAGCTTCGCAGCTTCGGCACCGCCTCCGCCTACGCCTCCGTCGTAGTCCTCACCCTCTATATCTCGGACCTCGATACCGCCCTCTACCATCATCCCGGCCGCCTCTGGCTCCTCGTCCCCGTCCTGCTCCTCTGGCTCAGCCGCCTCTGGCTCCAGGCCTCCAGGGGTGAACTCGACGAAGACCCTGTCGTCTACGCCATCACCGATAAGCGCAGCCTGTTCCTTGGCCTCGCCGTCGCCGCAGTCGTTCTCTCCGCGCTCTAA
- a CDS encoding 4-(cytidine 5'-diphospho)-2-C-methyl-D-erythritol kinase, with product MPSPSAAPNVLPEEVTMPTHVRSYSKINLGLAIGPPRSDGFHSLVTLYQTLALYDQIALVARPAAVTRITLRSNDPRVPLDARNTVWKMVAKALSVLNRTAEVTVHIQKNLPIQGGMGAGSANAAAALIGLEKALCLSIPPETRLEIAAQVGSDVPLFLVGGASFGSNRGEAVTPAPVITFEGQSEIPCVIALPNVGVSTPQAFRDWDARFKSAPDLHNPPIRDTMNELSRTYASVFGYQGEMESNQSGASGIFPEPSLSVASGSPEKLQGTPDEQLHRSPETTDRSGIKIDLAENSLLALVRTGIENDFETVVFPQYPSLREIKRHLMGPSEQENSAIIAALSGSGSALFGLYRSKSHAEAAQQRLQQHGVKALVTTTLPRPLYWSDMFAE from the coding sequence ATGCCAAGCCCTTCCGCCGCACCGAACGTCTTACCGGAAGAAGTCACCATGCCAACCCACGTCCGCTCTTATTCGAAGATCAACCTCGGCCTCGCCATCGGCCCACCGCGCTCTGACGGCTTCCACTCCCTCGTCACCCTCTATCAGACCCTGGCGCTCTACGACCAGATCGCTCTGGTAGCCCGCCCCGCCGCCGTCACCCGCATCACCCTCCGCTCCAACGATCCGCGCGTCCCCCTCGACGCCCGCAATACGGTCTGGAAGATGGTCGCCAAGGCCTTGTCGGTCCTCAACCGCACTGCGGAAGTCACCGTCCACATCCAGAAAAATCTTCCTATTCAGGGCGGCATGGGAGCGGGTTCAGCCAACGCCGCCGCCGCCCTCATCGGCCTTGAAAAGGCTCTCTGCCTCTCTATCCCGCCCGAAACTCGCCTCGAGATCGCCGCCCAGGTCGGCTCGGACGTCCCACTTTTCCTGGTCGGCGGCGCCTCCTTCGGCTCCAATCGTGGCGAAGCCGTCACCCCCGCCCCCGTAATCACCTTTGAGGGCCAGTCCGAGATTCCCTGTGTCATCGCCCTCCCGAACGTCGGCGTCTCCACCCCCCAGGCCTTCCGCGACTGGGACGCACGGTTCAAATCCGCACCCGATTTGCACAATCCGCCCATTCGCGATACGATGAATGAGTTGAGCCGCACTTACGCGTCCGTCTTCGGCTACCAAGGCGAAATGGAAAGCAATCAGTCTGGCGCCTCCGGTATCTTTCCTGAACCGAGTCTGAGCGTAGCCTCAGGCAGCCCTGAGAAATTGCAGGGAACTCCAGATGAGCAACTTCATCGCAGTCCTGAAACTACGGACAGGAGCGGAATCAAGATTGATCTGGCCGAGAACTCCCTTCTCGCGCTTGTCCGCACCGGGATAGAAAACGACTTTGAAACGGTCGTCTTTCCTCAGTATCCCTCCCTGCGTGAAATCAAGCGACATTTGATGGGACCTTCGGAACAAGAGAACTCCGCAATCATTGCGGCGCTCTCGGGCTCAGGCTCTGCCCTCTTCGGCCTTTACCGGTCCAAGTCGCACGCAGAAGCCGCTCAACAAAGGCTCCAGCAGCACGGCGTCAAGGCACTTGTCACGACGACTCTGCCACGCCCTCTCTACTGGAGTGACATGTTCGCAGAGTAA